The Candidatus Aegiribacteria sp. nucleotide sequence CGGAGTATTGGGATGTAATTTCAATGGATGGAGAACTCCTAAGGCGAGTAACTCTCTACGCAGAGGCCAGTGATAATTCTGCATATCCAATGTTGATTTTTAATGACAACGGTTATTTTGGTATCTATAGAGAAGACTTTTGCAATAGGTCTTTCACGGTAAAGAATCTAAATGATTGAGAAAATAAATGCTTAACCACTGAATGAACCTGGCACAAGCGCTTTGTTGTTGTCTTCAGTAATACTTGTGCAGGTTATTCAGGATGTTATGCGTAAATACGAACCGGAGAACTTGAAAATATGACAATACTGAAAGAAACGAAAATCTTGAGTGATAATGAAGTCAAGCATCTGCTCGAACTGATGCTGGATGTAATGCCTTATCCCGCCAAGGAAATGCTTGTTCTAAACAATATCAATCCAGAAGATTCGATTCGTATGCAGTCTATAACGAGAACTTTCCGGAATGCCCGTGAAATCGGCAATCAAACACTCAAGGATGTTTCTGGAAAAACCAAAATTCCCCAATACCGAATCCGTGCTATTGAAGAAGGCAACTTATCGGAGATAAAGCCTGCATTTCTCAGGCAGTTAAGCCAATACTATGATCTCGACGAATGGTGTTCTCGCTGGGCAAATATGAATACTGAGCTTGCTTCTGGACTTGGGATGCTTTCTTGGGTTGAACTTAGCAAGCGAGCAGAAGGAAAGGGCTTATCTGTATCACCGCTATCGGATGTAGAGAAGCAAATAATGGAGTTCG carries:
- a CDS encoding DUF3024 domain-containing protein, with amino-acid sequence MTILKETKILSDNEVKHLLELMLDVMPYPAKEMLVLNNINPEDSIRMQSITRTFRNAREIGNQTLKDVSGKTKIPQYRIRAIEEGNLSEIKPAFLRQLSQYYDLDEWCSRWANMNTELASGLGMLSWVELSKRAEGKGLSVSPLSDVEKQIMEFVESRRPEEHIRPELDIGYRITGQSFEIFEIRPRWKQPDITQEISVAKATFVKSKKNWKLYWMRADLKWHRYDPLSDTKSLQDILNEIGEDPYCCFWG